A window of the Halobacterium hubeiense genome harbors these coding sequences:
- a CDS encoding substrate-binding domain-containing protein: MPIQRRQFLAALGTGATAALAGCSSVLGSSSGDAGVSGETLTLTTTTSTYDTGLLDALNEPFQEMYGVTVDSVAQGTGAALETARNGNSDVIMVHARSLEDEFMRNGHGVNRRDLMFNDFVIVGPADDPAGIEGMESATEAFATIADAGARFVSRGDNSGTHTKELAVWEAAGVEPGGDWYQETGQGMGAVLNIANEQDGYTLADRGTYLSQQSEIGLAILVQGPIEGGPERLSNPYGILAANPARHEDANYDLAMAYIGYVTSPQGQRVIADYTADGQQLFYPRALSEDPDFQQYVPEGWSSDESNE; encoded by the coding sequence GTGCCAATACAACGACGGCAGTTCCTCGCTGCGCTGGGGACGGGCGCCACCGCAGCACTCGCCGGCTGTTCGAGCGTGCTCGGCAGTAGTAGCGGTGACGCTGGGGTGTCCGGCGAGACGCTCACGCTCACCACGACGACGAGTACCTACGACACCGGCCTGCTGGACGCGTTGAACGAGCCCTTCCAGGAGATGTACGGCGTCACCGTCGATTCGGTCGCGCAGGGGACGGGCGCGGCGCTGGAGACCGCGCGCAACGGCAACTCCGACGTCATCATGGTCCACGCGCGCTCGCTCGAAGACGAGTTCATGCGCAACGGCCACGGCGTCAACCGCCGCGACCTGATGTTTAACGACTTCGTCATCGTCGGCCCCGCGGACGACCCCGCCGGCATCGAGGGGATGGAGTCGGCGACCGAGGCGTTCGCCACCATCGCCGACGCCGGCGCGCGGTTCGTCTCCCGCGGGGACAACTCCGGGACGCACACCAAGGAACTCGCCGTCTGGGAGGCGGCGGGCGTCGAACCCGGCGGCGACTGGTACCAGGAGACCGGACAGGGGATGGGCGCGGTGCTCAACATCGCCAACGAGCAGGACGGGTACACGCTCGCGGACCGCGGCACCTACCTCTCCCAGCAGTCCGAAATCGGCCTCGCGATTCTCGTGCAGGGCCCCATCGAGGGCGGCCCGGAGCGGCTCTCGAACCCCTACGGCATCCTCGCCGCCAACCCCGCGCGCCACGAGGACGCCAACTACGACCTCGCGATGGCGTACATCGGCTACGTCACCAGCCCGCAGGGCCAGCGGGTCATCGCCGACTACACCGCCGACGGCCAGCAGCTGTTCTACCCGCGTGCGCTCTCGGAGGACCCGGACTTCCAGCAGTACGTCCCCGAGGGCTGGAGCTCCGACGAGTCGAACGAGTGA
- a CDS encoding ABC transporter permease: MLAHAASGPLLVEFPFQSQYVSSIIVVSLYVSVTAVALSTLFSVPLALLVGFSEFRGRRLLTSIINTGMGFPSVVVGLLVLIAVSNQGPLGRFDLVFTRKAMIISQFVLATPPITGISLAAVTSVESRINDAAFALGGTRLDVALAVVKEARYGIATAVLAGFGRAISEVGSVLIVGGNIAGVDGVSKTRTLTTAIRQEARQGRYELALVLGAVLVALVLVVNAVVIRLGDGGVGGGGLR, translated from the coding sequence ATGCTCGCGCACGCGGCCTCCGGGCCGCTGCTCGTGGAGTTCCCCTTCCAGTCGCAGTACGTCAGCAGCATCATCGTCGTCTCCCTGTACGTCAGCGTCACCGCGGTCGCGCTCAGCACGCTGTTCAGCGTCCCGCTGGCGCTGCTCGTCGGGTTCTCGGAGTTCCGCGGCCGGCGGCTGCTCACCTCCATCATCAACACGGGGATGGGGTTCCCGAGCGTCGTCGTCGGGCTGCTCGTGCTCATCGCGGTGTCCAATCAGGGGCCGCTTGGCCGCTTCGACCTCGTGTTCACGCGGAAGGCGATGATAATCTCGCAGTTCGTGCTCGCGACGCCGCCGATTACGGGCATCAGCCTCGCCGCGGTGACGAGCGTCGAGAGCCGTATCAACGACGCCGCGTTCGCGCTCGGCGGCACGCGGCTGGACGTCGCGCTCGCCGTCGTCAAGGAAGCGCGGTACGGCATCGCGACCGCCGTGCTGGCGGGGTTCGGGCGCGCCATCAGCGAGGTCGGGTCCGTGCTCATCGTCGGCGGGAACATCGCGGGCGTGGACGGCGTCTCGAAGACCCGGACGCTGACGACCGCCATCCGGCAGGAGGCCCGACAGGGCCGCTACGAGCTCGCGCTCGTGCTCGGCGCGGTGCTGGTCGCGCTCGTGCTCGTCGTCAACGCCGTCGTCATCCGACTCGGCGACGGCGGCGTCGGCGGAGGTGGACTGCGGTGA
- a CDS encoding amino acid ABC transporter ATP-binding protein: protein MSLDARGVTHAYEDADDPVFRDVSLTVAPGEVVAVIGPSGVGKTTLLRLLGLFTPPDEGTVAVGGTDAWSLASDERLALRRRVGVVFQEASLFDTSVARNVEYGLRVRRSWRERVRDELRALVGDDEPPAAVRDALDVVGLGDYVDTPADSLSGGEAQRVAFARALAYDPDFLLLDEPTSDLDPRNTAVIEDATTAAAERDIGVVVATHDMNQARRVADRVAVLLDDSIIEAGPADRVFETPRDERARQFIDGELVY, encoded by the coding sequence GTGAGCCTCGACGCGCGCGGCGTCACGCACGCCTACGAGGACGCCGACGACCCCGTCTTCCGGGACGTCTCGCTGACCGTCGCCCCCGGCGAGGTCGTCGCCGTCATCGGTCCCTCGGGCGTCGGGAAGACGACGCTGCTGCGACTACTGGGGCTGTTCACGCCGCCCGACGAGGGCACCGTCGCCGTCGGCGGCACCGACGCGTGGTCGCTGGCCAGCGACGAACGGCTCGCCCTCCGGCGCCGCGTCGGCGTCGTCTTCCAGGAGGCGAGTCTCTTCGACACGTCGGTCGCGCGCAACGTCGAGTACGGCCTGCGCGTCCGGCGGTCGTGGCGCGAGCGCGTCCGCGACGAACTCCGCGCGCTCGTCGGGGACGACGAGCCGCCGGCCGCAGTCAGGGACGCGCTGGACGTCGTCGGGCTCGGCGACTACGTGGACACGCCCGCGGACTCTTTGTCCGGCGGGGAAGCCCAGCGCGTCGCGTTCGCTCGCGCGCTCGCGTACGACCCCGACTTCCTGCTGCTCGACGAGCCGACCTCGGACCTCGACCCGCGGAACACGGCGGTCATCGAGGACGCGACGACCGCGGCCGCGGAGCGCGACATCGGCGTCGTCGTCGCGACCCACGACATGAACCAGGCCCGACGCGTCGCCGACCGCGTCGCCGTCCTCTTAGACGACAGCATTATCGAGGCCGGCCCGGCGGACCGCGTCTTCGAGACCCCCCGCGACGAGCGCGCGCGGCAGTTCATCGACGGCGAGCTCGTCTACTGA
- a CDS encoding class I SAM-dependent methyltransferase, translating to MTDHRRENRRLWNEWSDGFQAIWNANTAEGAAPPAPSPFASDAPGGLPEFFDGVAGRDYVELGCGGGQGTVGTADLGAATAVGVDFSGEQLAHARRLRDFYGVDAQFVQGDVTAVPFADDSFELASSEAAFQMVADLDGALAEARRVLRDGGVFVLSVPHPLYEGLDAESATFEGSYFGDGPREITIDEEYESEMVVFDRRVGEVHNALVDAGFDVRRVFEHRHQTVTESDREGSDLPDILWEVPRSARFWAVAQ from the coding sequence ATGACCGACCACCGACGGGAGAACCGGCGGCTGTGGAACGAGTGGAGCGACGGCTTCCAAGCCATCTGGAACGCGAACACCGCGGAGGGGGCGGCGCCGCCCGCGCCGTCGCCGTTCGCGTCGGACGCGCCCGGCGGGCTCCCGGAGTTCTTCGACGGCGTCGCGGGGCGGGACTACGTGGAACTCGGCTGCGGCGGCGGGCAGGGAACGGTCGGCACCGCCGACCTCGGCGCCGCCACCGCCGTCGGCGTGGACTTCTCCGGCGAACAGCTGGCGCACGCGCGACGCCTGCGGGACTTCTACGGCGTCGACGCGCAGTTCGTGCAGGGGGACGTGACCGCGGTGCCGTTCGCCGACGACAGCTTCGAGCTGGCGTCCTCGGAGGCGGCGTTCCAGATGGTCGCGGACCTCGACGGCGCGCTCGCGGAAGCGCGCCGTGTCCTCCGGGACGGCGGCGTCTTCGTGCTGAGCGTCCCCCACCCGCTCTACGAGGGGCTGGACGCCGAATCCGCGACCTTCGAGGGGAGCTACTTCGGGGACGGCCCCCGCGAAATCACCATCGACGAGGAGTACGAGTCGGAGATGGTCGTCTTCGACCGGCGCGTCGGCGAGGTCCACAACGCGCTCGTGGACGCGGGCTTCGACGTCCGCCGCGTCTTCGAGCACCGCCACCAGACCGTCACAGAAAGCGACCGCGAGGGCAGCGACCTGCCCGACATTCTCTGGGAGGTCCCACGGAGCGCGCGGTTCTGGGCGGTCGCTCAGTAG